In Arthrobacter sp. SLBN-83, one DNA window encodes the following:
- a CDS encoding CoA-acylating methylmalonate-semialdehyde dehydrogenase produces MTATTTETTVINHFIDGAETAGEGDRTTPVYNPATGAVSGELRLANRADLDTAVAAARKAADAWGDISLAKRTAVLFKFRELVAAHVDELAQLVTAEHGKVLSDAKGEIGRGLEVVEYACGIPTLLKGDYSDQVSTGIDVFSFREPLGVVAGITPFNFPVMVPLWMAPMAIATGNAFILKPSERDPSASLLLAKLWKEAGLPDGVFQVLHGDKETVDGLLTHPDVDGISFVGSTPIAQYVHETATKHGKRVQALGGAKNHAIILPDADLDNAADHLAAAAFGSAGERCMAISVAVAVGDAADALVAKVQERAEAVKVNNGTEPDAEMGPVITPASKERIVKIVTEAETAGAAMVVDGRDLVVPGHENGFWVGPTVIDHVKTEMTAYKEEIFGPVLVVVRVDTLEDGIKLINANPYGNGTAIFTSSGAAARKFQRSVTVGMIGINVPLPVPVAYHSFGGWKASLFGDKHIYGPEGVSFYTRGKVVTSRWPETHHASGASYNFPSN; encoded by the coding sequence ATGACTGCCACCACTACTGAGACCACCGTCATCAACCACTTCATCGACGGCGCCGAAACTGCCGGCGAGGGTGACCGCACCACCCCGGTGTACAACCCGGCCACCGGTGCCGTGTCCGGCGAGCTCCGCCTGGCCAACCGCGCCGACCTGGACACCGCCGTCGCCGCCGCCCGCAAGGCCGCCGACGCCTGGGGTGACATCTCCCTGGCCAAGCGCACCGCCGTGCTGTTCAAGTTCCGCGAACTTGTCGCCGCGCACGTTGACGAACTCGCCCAGCTGGTCACCGCCGAGCACGGCAAGGTCCTCTCCGACGCCAAGGGCGAAATCGGCCGCGGCCTCGAGGTCGTGGAGTACGCCTGCGGCATCCCCACCCTGCTCAAGGGTGACTACTCGGACCAGGTCTCCACCGGCATCGATGTGTTCTCCTTCCGCGAGCCGCTCGGTGTGGTTGCCGGCATCACGCCGTTCAACTTCCCCGTCATGGTGCCGCTGTGGATGGCCCCAATGGCCATCGCCACCGGCAACGCATTCATCCTGAAGCCCTCCGAGCGCGACCCCTCCGCGTCGCTGCTGTTGGCCAAGCTGTGGAAGGAGGCTGGCCTGCCGGACGGTGTGTTCCAGGTCCTGCACGGCGACAAGGAAACCGTTGACGGGCTGCTGACCCACCCGGACGTGGACGGCATCAGTTTTGTCGGTTCCACCCCGATCGCCCAGTACGTCCACGAAACCGCCACCAAGCACGGCAAGCGCGTCCAGGCCCTGGGCGGGGCGAAGAACCACGCGATCATCCTGCCCGACGCCGACCTGGACAACGCCGCCGACCACCTCGCCGCCGCCGCGTTCGGCTCCGCCGGGGAACGCTGCATGGCCATCTCCGTCGCCGTCGCCGTCGGAGACGCCGCCGATGCCCTGGTCGCCAAGGTCCAGGAACGCGCCGAAGCCGTCAAGGTCAACAACGGCACCGAACCCGACGCCGAAATGGGCCCGGTCATCACCCCCGCCTCCAAGGAACGCATCGTCAAGATCGTCACGGAAGCCGAAACCGCCGGCGCCGCCATGGTCGTTGACGGCCGCGACCTGGTGGTCCCGGGCCATGAGAACGGGTTCTGGGTCGGCCCCACCGTGATCGACCACGTGAAGACCGAAATGACCGCCTACAAGGAGGAAATCTTCGGACCGGTCCTGGTGGTGGTCCGCGTGGACACCCTCGAAGACGGCATCAAGCTCATCAACGCCAACCCCTACGGCAACGGCACCGCCATCTTCACCTCCTCGGGAGCCGCAGCCCGCAAGTTCCAGCGTTCGGTGACCGTGGGCATGATTGGCATCAACGTGCCCCTGCCCGTCCCTGTGGCCTACCACTCCTTCGGCGGCTGGAAAGCCTCCCTCTTCGGCGACAAGCACATCTACGGACCCGAAGGCGTAAGCTTCTACACCCGCGGCAAGGTGGTCACCTCCCGCTGGCCCGAAACCCACCACGCCTCCGGCGCCTCCTACAACTTCCCCTCCAACTGA
- a CDS encoding MFS transporter: MPVGLIALALGGFGIGLTEFVIAGLLPQVAADFGVSEASAGWFISGYALSVVVGALGLTAAVTRFPRKPVLAALLVLFIAGNLLSATADGYWPMMLGRVIAALSHGAFFGIGAVVAAGMVPASKKAGAIALMFTGLTAANVLGVPFGTLLGQAAGWRATFWAITIIGLAALAGILALVPRSAGETEEAGSLRSELRAFRSGQVWLSIVVTILGFGGMFGAFTYIAYTLTEVSGFDASTVPWLLILFGVGLFAGNTLGGKAADRNVDRTLLVVLAALTVVLVSFALTAANPVLTGISLVLMGGFGFATVPGLQMRVMKYAAGAPTLASGANIGAFNVGNALGAWLGGVTITAGFGYTSPIWAGAAITLAGLAVMTFAAAGAKRSKRGGRHERAQVQAAEELVSR; encoded by the coding sequence ATGCCTGTTGGCCTGATAGCACTCGCCCTGGGCGGGTTTGGCATAGGACTTACTGAATTCGTCATCGCCGGCCTGCTTCCGCAGGTGGCAGCCGACTTCGGCGTCAGTGAGGCGTCGGCCGGCTGGTTCATCTCCGGCTACGCGCTCTCTGTCGTCGTGGGAGCGCTGGGGCTGACCGCCGCCGTGACGCGGTTCCCACGCAAACCCGTGCTGGCTGCCCTGCTGGTCCTGTTCATCGCAGGAAACCTGCTCTCCGCGACGGCCGACGGGTACTGGCCCATGATGCTGGGCCGCGTCATCGCCGCCCTTTCACATGGCGCCTTTTTCGGGATCGGTGCCGTGGTGGCGGCGGGAATGGTCCCGGCGAGCAAGAAGGCCGGTGCCATCGCGCTGATGTTCACCGGTTTGACCGCGGCCAACGTTCTGGGTGTGCCCTTCGGCACGCTGCTGGGCCAGGCCGCAGGGTGGCGTGCCACCTTCTGGGCCATCACCATCATTGGCCTGGCCGCGCTCGCCGGCATCCTGGCGCTTGTCCCCAGGTCCGCTGGTGAAACGGAAGAAGCAGGCAGCCTCCGCTCCGAACTCCGTGCCTTCCGCTCCGGGCAGGTATGGCTGTCCATCGTCGTTACCATCCTGGGCTTCGGCGGGATGTTCGGCGCGTTCACCTACATCGCCTACACACTGACGGAGGTGTCGGGCTTCGATGCCTCCACGGTGCCGTGGCTGCTCATTCTCTTCGGCGTGGGCCTCTTTGCCGGCAACACCCTGGGCGGTAAGGCCGCCGACCGCAATGTGGACCGGACGCTCCTGGTGGTGCTCGCCGCGCTGACCGTGGTGCTGGTGTCCTTCGCCCTCACGGCCGCCAATCCCGTCCTGACCGGCATCTCTTTGGTACTGATGGGGGGCTTTGGCTTTGCCACCGTTCCGGGCCTGCAGATGCGCGTGATGAAGTACGCCGCAGGGGCTCCCACCCTCGCCTCCGGCGCCAATATCGGTGCCTTCAACGTGGGCAACGCCCTGGGCGCCTGGCTGGGCGGCGTCACCATCACCGCCGGATTCGGCTACACCTCGCCCATCTGGGCCGGTGCGGCGATCACCCTCGCGGGCCTGGCTGTCATGACGTTCGCAGCCGCCGGCGCCAAACGGAGCAAGCGGGGCGGGCGGCATGAACGGGCGCAGGTCCAGGCAGCAGAAGAGCTGGTAAGCCGCTAG
- a CDS encoding LacI family DNA-binding transcriptional regulator: MRQTSPSPRSVTMEDVAREAGVSRALVSLVMRDSPNVSPAKRTAVLESAAALGYSPNRLASRLASHRTNTLGVLFLDLHNSVFADIYDGLTEGLAGSGNQVMVAVGSADPGTELEAVRSFVDLRVDGVLLAGYTGTSAELAGALRGTPAVVITREMEVDGVDSVLTDDFRSGALAVEHLYQLGHRRIAHFDISDWLPYTERREGYLHAMRQFALEPQLVHSDMTERGGRAVMEQFLDSGATLPTAVFAHNDLTAIGIMEALASRGVSVPGDMAIVGCDNIELGASPLIGLTSIDQHAQELGRLAAQTMLDRIAGAAGPAVTRKLEPALMVRRSSDPDA; encoded by the coding sequence GTGAGACAGACTTCCCCTTCACCGCGATCGGTGACCATGGAGGACGTGGCACGCGAGGCCGGCGTGAGCCGCGCCTTAGTGTCCTTGGTGATGCGCGATTCCCCAAACGTTTCCCCTGCCAAACGGACGGCGGTGCTGGAAAGCGCCGCCGCCCTGGGCTACTCCCCCAACAGGCTCGCCAGCCGCCTGGCCAGCCACCGGACCAATACGCTGGGGGTCCTCTTCCTGGACCTGCACAACTCGGTCTTCGCTGACATCTACGACGGCCTGACCGAGGGCCTGGCCGGCAGCGGCAACCAGGTGATGGTCGCCGTCGGCTCCGCCGATCCCGGGACGGAACTCGAGGCCGTCCGCTCTTTCGTGGACCTGCGCGTGGACGGCGTGCTGCTGGCCGGCTACACCGGCACCTCGGCGGAACTGGCAGGGGCCCTGCGCGGTACGCCCGCCGTCGTCATCACCCGGGAGATGGAGGTCGACGGCGTTGATTCCGTTTTGACCGACGACTTCCGTTCCGGCGCACTCGCCGTGGAGCACCTGTACCAGCTGGGGCACCGGCGGATCGCGCACTTCGACATCTCCGACTGGCTCCCCTACACCGAACGCAGGGAGGGCTACCTCCACGCCATGCGCCAGTTCGCCTTGGAGCCGCAGCTGGTCCACAGCGACATGACCGAACGCGGCGGCCGGGCTGTGATGGAACAGTTCCTGGACTCCGGCGCCACCCTCCCCACGGCAGTCTTTGCGCACAACGACCTTACGGCCATCGGCATCATGGAGGCCTTGGCGTCCCGCGGCGTGTCCGTCCCGGGCGACATGGCGATCGTTGGCTGCGACAATATCGAGCTGGGAGCCTCGCCCCTGATTGGCCTGACGTCGATCGACCAGCACGCGCAGGAACTGGGGCGGCTCGCAGCCCAAACCATGCTGGACCGGATTGCCGGTGCCGCGGGGCCGGCCGTCACCCGGAAACTGGAGCCGGCCCTGATGGTGCGGCGGTCCTCCGACCCGGACGCCTAG
- a CDS encoding MarR family winged helix-turn-helix transcriptional regulator, with protein sequence MGIKDDAVEVRAQGWRTLAALHGLIENELERSLQAESKLSVVEYTVLDALSRQDGWHMRMQQLARATALSPSATTRLVNRLEDRGLLTRILCDDDRRGIYTELTSSGSSLLAEARPVHDATLERALNEATAIPELAPLVDALPKLHTAP encoded by the coding sequence ATGGGCATCAAGGACGACGCCGTCGAGGTCCGCGCGCAGGGCTGGCGTACCCTGGCGGCCCTGCACGGGCTGATCGAAAACGAACTGGAACGCTCCCTCCAGGCAGAGTCAAAGCTCTCCGTGGTTGAGTACACGGTCCTTGACGCCCTCAGCCGGCAGGACGGATGGCACATGCGGATGCAGCAGTTGGCCCGCGCTACCGCGCTGAGCCCGAGCGCCACCACGCGCCTGGTAAACCGGCTGGAGGACCGGGGCCTGCTGACCAGGATCCTGTGCGACGACGACCGCCGCGGGATTTACACGGAGTTGACCTCCAGCGGGAGCAGTTTGCTGGCGGAAGCGCGGCCGGTCCACGACGCCACCTTGGAACGTGCCCTCAATGAGGCCACGGCCATCCCGGAGCTGGCGCCGCTGGTGGACGCGCTCCCCAAGCTGCATACAGCACCCTGA
- a CDS encoding Gfo/Idh/MocA family protein, translating into MTETLRVAVIGAGRMGADHIQRLNKRIHGAEVAAVVDVDLARAQAAIEGIPGAVALADAEEALDNGDVNAVLIATPGFLHEDILLKALARDIPILCEKPLTPDAESSWKIVEAEVALGHKRIQVGFMRRFDAEYATLGSIIRNHELGELLMLHHQHRNPSTPAGFTNEMLINDSVVHEFDAIRYFTGEEITSVQVRLGKATRNAPSGQHDPQHVLLETESGVLADVEIYVNAKFGYEVATQASFEDGIVSIGGDKGPYTRSSGRWGGNVTPGFEERFGAAYDVEIQSWVDAALKGGIGGPSAWDGYATAACCEAGVEAQKNGEKVAVKLNAKPDLYK; encoded by the coding sequence ATGACTGAAACTCTCCGCGTCGCCGTCATCGGCGCAGGCCGCATGGGCGCCGACCACATCCAGCGCCTCAACAAGCGGATCCATGGAGCCGAAGTTGCCGCCGTCGTCGACGTAGACCTCGCCCGCGCCCAGGCCGCCATTGAAGGCATCCCGGGCGCCGTGGCCCTCGCCGACGCCGAAGAGGCCCTCGACAACGGCGACGTCAACGCCGTCCTCATCGCCACCCCCGGCTTCCTGCACGAGGACATCCTGCTGAAGGCCCTCGCCCGGGACATCCCGATCCTCTGCGAAAAGCCCCTCACGCCCGACGCCGAATCCTCCTGGAAAATCGTCGAAGCCGAGGTGGCACTGGGCCACAAGCGCATCCAGGTAGGCTTCATGCGCCGATTCGACGCCGAATACGCCACCTTGGGCTCGATCATCCGCAACCACGAACTGGGCGAGCTGCTGATGCTGCACCACCAGCACCGCAACCCGAGCACCCCCGCGGGCTTCACCAACGAGATGCTCATCAACGACTCAGTGGTCCACGAGTTCGATGCCATCCGGTACTTCACCGGCGAGGAAATCACCAGCGTGCAGGTGCGCCTGGGCAAGGCCACGAGGAACGCTCCCTCCGGCCAGCACGATCCCCAGCACGTCCTGCTCGAGACCGAGTCCGGCGTCCTGGCCGACGTCGAAATCTACGTCAACGCCAAGTTTGGCTACGAGGTGGCCACCCAGGCCTCCTTCGAGGACGGCATCGTCAGCATCGGCGGCGACAAGGGCCCCTACACCCGGAGCTCGGGCCGCTGGGGTGGCAACGTCACTCCAGGGTTCGAGGAGCGCTTCGGGGCGGCGTACGACGTCGAAATCCAGTCGTGGGTGGACGCTGCACTTAAGGGCGGGATCGGCGGCCCCTCCGCCTGGGACGGGTACGCCACCGCTGCGTGCTGCGAAGCAGGCGTCGAAGCGCAGAAGAACGGCGAAAAGGTCGCCGTGAAGCTGAACGCAAAGCCCGACCTCTACAAGTAG
- a CDS encoding sugar phosphate isomerase/epimerase family protein, translating into MTENKLIIGTAPDSWGVWFAEDPKQTPWERFLDEVAESGYKWIELGPYGYLPTDPARLAEELKQRDLQISAGTVFTAFHRGLDQWETAWEPARKVAELTAAMGGEHIVVIPAMWRDDVTGEAVESGTLSEKAWDDLFAGHNRLGKTLLEDFGLKQQFHSHADSHVGAQAEIETLLGATDPQYLNLCLDTGHAEYCGASSLDLIKNYPDRIGYLHLKQINPEILKKVNEENMTWAAANLAGVMTEPPNGLPDLRAVIEAVEALNRPIFGIVEQDMYPVAFDVPMPIAKRTRNYLLSCGSRTTVN; encoded by the coding sequence ATGACTGAGAACAAGCTGATCATCGGCACGGCGCCGGACTCCTGGGGCGTCTGGTTCGCGGAGGATCCCAAGCAAACTCCGTGGGAACGCTTCCTCGACGAGGTGGCCGAATCCGGCTACAAGTGGATCGAGCTGGGACCTTACGGCTACCTGCCCACCGACCCGGCCCGCCTCGCAGAGGAACTCAAACAGCGCGACCTGCAGATCTCCGCCGGCACCGTGTTCACCGCCTTCCACCGCGGCCTGGACCAGTGGGAAACCGCATGGGAGCCGGCCCGCAAGGTGGCGGAGCTTACCGCTGCCATGGGCGGCGAGCACATCGTGGTCATCCCCGCCATGTGGCGCGACGACGTTACCGGCGAGGCCGTGGAAAGCGGCACCCTCAGCGAAAAGGCCTGGGATGACCTGTTCGCCGGCCACAACCGCCTGGGCAAGACCCTCCTGGAGGACTTCGGCCTGAAGCAGCAGTTTCACTCCCACGCCGACTCCCACGTCGGCGCGCAGGCGGAAATCGAAACGCTGCTGGGCGCCACGGACCCGCAGTACCTGAACCTCTGCCTGGACACCGGGCATGCCGAATACTGCGGCGCCTCCAGCCTGGACCTGATCAAGAACTACCCGGACCGGATCGGCTACCTGCACCTGAAGCAGATCAACCCGGAAATCCTCAAGAAGGTCAACGAGGAAAACATGACCTGGGCAGCTGCCAACCTGGCCGGCGTCATGACCGAACCGCCCAACGGCCTGCCGGACCTGCGCGCGGTCATCGAAGCTGTGGAAGCTCTCAACCGTCCCATCTTCGGCATCGTCGAGCAGGACATGTACCCGGTGGCCTTCGACGTTCCCATGCCGATTGCCAAGCGCACCCGCAACTACCTGCTGTCCTGCGGCTCCCGCACCACTGTCAACTGA
- a CDS encoding sugar phosphate isomerase/epimerase family protein translates to MKIALDPTPFHHSHSLLEFPKVVADLGYKYMQMTPHADFIPFFNHPKADDELVGQLKKACRDAGIEIASVLPVLRWSGPDEDAREAAVRYWKRAIQITVDLGVSTMNTEFSGRPEKAEESERAFYRSMEELLPIIEREGIDLLIDPHPDDFVEEGLAAIRVIRGVNSKNVGMVYVASHSFHMKNSPLDIMRAAGDKLRLVHVADTMNHHASHGLRYITNPPGNPVRVHQHLKIGDGDVNWDEFFGGLKEIGFLDRDDTVMVSSVFAEDENADEVSRYQLETMKQYVQKVSL, encoded by the coding sequence GTGAAAATCGCCCTTGATCCCACCCCTTTCCACCACTCGCACAGCCTGCTTGAGTTCCCCAAGGTGGTGGCGGACCTCGGCTACAAGTACATGCAGATGACCCCGCACGCGGACTTCATCCCGTTCTTCAACCACCCCAAGGCAGACGACGAACTGGTGGGCCAGCTGAAGAAGGCCTGCAGGGACGCCGGAATCGAGATCGCCTCCGTGCTGCCGGTGCTCCGCTGGTCGGGGCCGGACGAGGACGCCCGCGAGGCGGCTGTCCGCTACTGGAAGCGCGCCATCCAGATCACCGTGGACCTGGGCGTCAGCACCATGAACACCGAGTTCAGCGGCCGTCCTGAGAAGGCGGAGGAGTCCGAGCGGGCGTTCTACCGTTCCATGGAGGAACTTTTGCCCATTATTGAGCGCGAGGGAATTGATCTGCTGATTGACCCACACCCGGATGACTTCGTGGAGGAGGGCCTTGCCGCCATCCGCGTGATCCGGGGTGTGAACTCGAAGAATGTGGGCATGGTCTACGTGGCCTCGCACAGCTTCCATATGAAGAACTCCCCGTTGGACATCATGCGGGCGGCGGGGGACAAGCTGCGGCTGGTCCACGTGGCCGACACCATGAACCACCACGCCTCCCACGGGCTGCGCTACATCACCAACCCGCCGGGCAACCCGGTCCGCGTCCACCAGCACCTGAAAATCGGCGACGGGGACGTCAACTGGGACGAGTTTTTCGGCGGCCTGAAGGAAATCGGCTTCCTGGACCGCGACGACACGGTGATGGTCTCCAGTGTTTTCGCGGAGGACGAGAACGCCGACGAGGTGTCCCGCTACCAGCTGGAGACCATGAAGCAGTACGTCCAAAAGGTAAGCCTATGA
- a CDS encoding sugar phosphate isomerase/epimerase family protein translates to MKLGVYNAILHDRPLPEALKVIADLGLTGIEINTGGFLPPVHVPNMDQILESDAARDDFLAIFEGTGVSIAGLNCNGNPLHPRPEIGGKHAEDIRRSIRLAQRLGQDRVITMSGLPGGEPGAAVVNWVVNAWNSAALDVLDYQWEIAAKFWRETDRLAADNGVKVALELHPQNIVFNTADVRKLIELTGATHVGVELDASHLFWQQMDPVAVVRELGPLVFQAAAKDVRINAGNAALYGVLDNSFRRLSPDENRTNLGGDEWVNEWPKDSAWDFVALGRGHDTAYWTEFLRALHDVDPNMLVNIEHEDVSLGRIEGLKVAAKVLKDADAALAASLNPA, encoded by the coding sequence ATGAAACTCGGCGTCTACAACGCGATCCTCCACGACCGTCCCCTCCCTGAAGCCTTGAAGGTTATTGCGGATCTGGGGTTGACGGGCATCGAGATCAACACGGGTGGCTTCCTGCCGCCCGTGCACGTTCCAAACATGGATCAGATCCTCGAAAGCGACGCAGCCCGGGACGACTTCCTTGCGATTTTCGAGGGCACCGGGGTGTCGATCGCCGGCCTGAACTGCAACGGCAATCCGCTGCACCCCAGGCCCGAAATTGGCGGCAAGCATGCCGAGGACATCCGCCGCTCCATCCGTTTGGCCCAGCGCCTTGGCCAGGACCGGGTGATCACCATGTCAGGCCTCCCGGGCGGCGAACCAGGTGCAGCCGTGGTGAACTGGGTGGTCAACGCTTGGAACTCAGCAGCCCTTGACGTACTGGATTATCAGTGGGAAATTGCGGCAAAGTTTTGGCGGGAAACGGACCGCCTTGCGGCAGACAACGGGGTGAAAGTGGCCCTGGAACTCCATCCCCAAAACATTGTGTTCAACACCGCCGACGTCCGTAAACTCATCGAACTCACCGGCGCCACCCACGTTGGGGTCGAATTGGACGCTTCGCACCTGTTCTGGCAACAAATGGACCCGGTGGCCGTGGTGCGCGAACTCGGGCCCCTCGTCTTCCAGGCCGCGGCCAAAGACGTCCGGATCAACGCCGGCAACGCGGCCCTGTACGGCGTACTGGACAACAGCTTCCGCCGCCTTTCCCCGGATGAAAACCGCACCAACCTCGGCGGCGACGAATGGGTGAATGAATGGCCCAAGGACTCCGCTTGGGATTTCGTGGCTCTGGGGCGCGGCCATGACACTGCGTACTGGACCGAGTTCCTGCGCGCACTGCACGACGTGGATCCCAACATGCTGGTCAACATCGAGCACGAGGACGTCTCCCTTGGACGGATCGAGGGGCTTAAGGTTGCCGCGAAGGTCCTGAAGGACGCTGACGCGGCCCTGGCGGCGTCCTTGAACCCTGCCTGA
- a CDS encoding sugar porter family MFS transporter yields the protein MSSHAHTGAKPGNHKRALRTVTIISTFGGLLFGYDTGVINGALPYMQEDLGLTPLTEGLVTSSLLFGAAFGALFGGRLADRNGRRRMIMVLAVIFLLGTLGCTFSPSTEVMIAARFILGLAVGGASVTVPVYLAEVSPSNRRGRIVTQNELMIVTGQLLAFIFNAYLGNSFGESHGIWRWMLVIATLPAIALWIGMNFMPESPRWLASIGSFGETLSVLQRIRSQEEARREFEEVKAMAVEDYKSKMGSWKDLGIPWLRRIFVVGLGLAVIQQITGVNSIMYYGTQILSQSGFGREAALTANIANGVISVLATFVGIWLLGKVGGRRMLITGQAGTTTALLLIGLFSLILPEGTARGFVILALTVTFLAFQQGAISPVTWLMLSEIFPLKIRGLGMGASAFLLWIVNFLIGFGFPQLLAAIGISNTFFVFAVLGVGAIAFAAKYVPETKDKSLEDLEHYFKNVAGSKPQAAGAAVH from the coding sequence ATGAGTTCTCACGCGCATACCGGGGCAAAACCCGGCAACCACAAGCGGGCACTGCGGACCGTCACCATCATCTCCACTTTCGGTGGCCTGCTGTTCGGCTACGACACGGGTGTGATCAACGGTGCCCTTCCGTACATGCAGGAGGACTTGGGCCTGACGCCGCTGACCGAAGGCCTGGTCACCTCGTCCCTGCTGTTCGGTGCAGCCTTCGGCGCCCTGTTCGGCGGACGCCTGGCCGACCGCAATGGCAGGCGCCGGATGATCATGGTGCTGGCCGTCATCTTCCTGCTGGGCACGCTGGGCTGCACGTTCTCGCCCAGCACCGAAGTGATGATCGCGGCCCGGTTCATCCTGGGACTGGCCGTAGGCGGAGCATCGGTGACAGTGCCCGTGTACCTGGCGGAAGTTTCGCCGAGCAACCGCCGCGGCCGGATCGTCACACAGAACGAGCTCATGATCGTCACCGGCCAGCTGCTGGCGTTCATCTTCAACGCCTACCTGGGCAACTCCTTCGGTGAGTCGCATGGCATCTGGCGCTGGATGCTGGTTATCGCCACGCTTCCTGCCATCGCGCTGTGGATCGGCATGAACTTCATGCCCGAGAGCCCCCGTTGGCTGGCCTCCATCGGCAGCTTCGGGGAGACGCTCAGCGTGCTGCAGCGGATCCGGTCGCAGGAGGAGGCCCGCAGGGAGTTTGAAGAAGTCAAGGCCATGGCCGTGGAGGACTACAAATCCAAGATGGGTTCCTGGAAGGACCTGGGCATTCCGTGGCTCCGCCGGATCTTCGTGGTGGGCCTCGGCCTGGCGGTGATCCAGCAGATCACCGGCGTGAACTCGATCATGTATTACGGCACCCAGATCCTGTCGCAGTCGGGGTTCGGCCGCGAAGCGGCGTTGACGGCCAACATCGCCAACGGTGTGATCTCGGTCCTGGCCACCTTCGTGGGCATCTGGCTGCTGGGCAAGGTGGGCGGGCGCCGGATGCTGATCACCGGCCAGGCAGGCACGACGACGGCGCTGCTGCTGATCGGCCTCTTCTCACTGATCCTGCCGGAAGGCACAGCCCGGGGCTTCGTCATCCTGGCGCTCACCGTGACGTTCCTGGCGTTCCAGCAGGGTGCCATCTCCCCGGTAACCTGGCTGATGCTCTCGGAAATCTTCCCGTTGAAGATCCGTGGCCTGGGCATGGGCGCTTCGGCGTTCCTGCTGTGGATCGTGAACTTCCTGATCGGGTTCGGATTTCCGCAACTGCTGGCCGCCATCGGCATCTCCAACACGTTTTTTGTATTCGCCGTCCTGGGCGTGGGCGCTATCGCTTTCGCCGCCAAGTATGTGCCCGAGACCAAGGACAAGAGCCTTGAGGACCTGGAGCATTACTTCAAGAACGTGGCAGGCAGCAAGCCCCAAGCGGCCGGGGCCGCAGTTCACTGA